A part of Vespula pensylvanica isolate Volc-1 chromosome 20, ASM1446617v1, whole genome shotgun sequence genomic DNA contains:
- the LOC122636111 gene encoding DNA polymerase zeta catalytic subunit isoform X1, translated as MFSVRILTIDSYQTNPISELDPTFSEFRGNEIKHVPVIRIFGTTLTGEKTCLHIHGVFPYIYVPCTIKENINSFMHQLSSSIDNAINVSSGKTAHNTQHVYRIQLVRGIPIYGYHETEYLFFKVYFYNPFIIKKVADLLQNGAICNLKLQPHEAHIPFILQFMIDYNLYGMNLINIRKIKHRWYSFLNTKEDTNQMYNSESYDSQKYLPMSVIRQTICALEVDAQADNILNREIIGEGMELNPGLAEIWKEEKIRRLQAGLENVKSQLLYPKSPEKRTVLSTVNDNYQEQRMFQKLQDILQENEAVTLSNLIETSYPLEAQKDDDLLNASCIVNHITPSSSQKIYEKEQTKYKSFKELSSYFLLETLPTSHQASKTSSLNEDDMDLVQILADLSENDEVKKIIDDDSILGSQYSEQDNKVLSDYEDDENEQLNLTNLDLTRLSQNLSNTLTEKSNISNEEDIQTDHEKNLSILTCPQFDGADDFLESPKSKKRKKTNTQCDNINNLLSKSQSKKTKTEYAEQSRVNEQNSVIASSSALSNKNYLDSTTINPLLKSKIIVDEQEKRICTYNRHKSSTKQTVVDIVQEEGITDLKTHNCDKLIKSKNMSNEDLKKQMYESKNSKQGSSKKNFNSSRNYSPLNLIISSPKTLKSKNNKNVISSKIIEGDCKISPKKLVFSELDDLKYNVTEPNVSQCNTDSKNLSREYQQKGSDIKRKNDKTDDLVDLSFQINELNVPGRDLEKNIHNTTFTQYIEEKIRNESQTSQSKYTLINQTKRISITITTKFNPPTRERVLQSSAIYRISKSTGTEPFFSNKFDLIKQKEISSNTFNIPVIASFNSSLEGITGIKLWRRMKVNEFYPSGSNIKSNHMKRVLAGYNLLTIQTLLEPPQAKSVQAWLKSKQRLSMKNQQIDIDDTSTSGQSFSSTNFNSLKKNTQENTFNDILTHKHNKVSQYLGISHGQIEYSLNEKVGSASNENLQHSRTITMHQYITILSLEIHVLTREDFIPDPQHDPIEAIFYAIQNDVPISSDVKQMEYGTLIVCSSNEHAAGFVNSHIPLIPNLIQYVESEEDLLNNLVTLIRRCDPDILIGWEVEVSSWGYIFQRASHMGFKLFPLYISRTPNVSSTYGFQMFSKEDSEIRIPGRIFLNVWRIMRHEIALSSYTFESIMYNVMKERVSYQNYKTLTKWWKHPNIAMKSRVIDHYVIRVSGNLRILSQLDIIGRTSEYARLFGIQFYEVFSRGSQFRVESMMLRLAKPLNFITVSPSVQQRAKMRAPAALPLIMEPESKFYTDPMIVLDFQSLYPSIIIAYNYCFSTCLGRIEHLGKSIPFAFGATTLKIKRNTLLKLQGKINCAPNGVAFVKSEVRKGILPRMLEEILNTRIMVKNSMKLYSSDNYNLQRILHSQQLGLKLIANVTYGYTSANFSGRMPCIEIGDSVVSKGRETLERAIKIVESTPRWGARVVYGDTDSLFILLPGKSRTEAFKIGADIADTVTAANPPPIKLKFEKVLQPSILQTKKRYCGYMYETSDQKSPEYFAKGIETVRRDGCFAVSKILEKSLKILFDTSDISLIKMYILRQFNKILCRRVSIEDLTFAKEFRGLNGYKQNAVVPALELTRRLMRRDPRAIPRTGERVRYVIVAGAPNQALIHCVRTPWEVMCDPGLYPNSIYYITKVIIPPLNRCFNLFGIDVNNWYQEMSHRQSFDKLDYSNTKNPKSTICQFFNTTICNVCGEQSNNEICLECMAQPDKTILAFYEKIRWLERTYQQFNEVCYSCVGRRDDPDCASLDCPILYRMYEARKNLAQVSYLNNLISNGTNIINTHDGNVPTS; from the exons atgTTTTCAGTTAGAATATTAACAATAGATAGTTATCAAACAAATCCCATTTCTGAATTAGATCCCACGTTTTCAGAATTTCGAGGCAATGAAATCAAGCATGTACCTGTGATTAGAATATTTGGTACAACTTTAACAG gaGAAAAAACATGTTTGCATATACATGGCGTAttcccatatatatatgtaccatgtaccataaaagaaaatataaatagttttATGCATCAATTAAGTTCGTCAATAGATAATGCCATTAATGTATCATCAGGAAAAACAGCACATAATACTCAACATGTATATAGAATACAACTAGTTCGTGGAAT TCCAATTTATGGATATCATGAAacagaatatcttttttttaaagtttatttttataatccatttattattaagaaagtaGCAGATTTATTGCAA AATGGTGCAATTTGCAATCTAAAGTTACAACCACATGAAGCAcatattccatttattttacaatttatgatagattataatttgtatggtatgaatcttataaatataagaaaaattaaacatcgctggtattcatttttaaatacaaaagaagatACGAACCAAATGTATAATTCAGAATCGTATGATTCACAAAAATATCTTCCAATGTCTGTTATTCGTCAAACAATATGTGCCTTAGAAGTGGATGCACAAGcggataatatattaaatcgaGAAATAATCGGTGAAGGTATGGAATTAAATCCTGGTCTTGCTGAAATttggaaagaggaaaaaataagaagactTCAAGCTGGCTTGGAAAATGTTAAGTCACAATTATTGTATCCAAAGAGTCCTGAAAAACGAACCGTATTATCAActgttaatgataattatcaaGAGCAACGAATGTTTCAGAAACTTCAAGACATTCTACAG gAGAATGAGGCAGTAACTTTATCAAACTTAATAGAAACTTCTTATCCATTAGAAGCACAAAAGGATGACGACCTGTTAAATGCTTCATGCATTGTAAATCATATTACTCCATCTTCatcacaaaaaatatatgaaaaagaacaaacaaaatataaaagctTCAAAGAActatcttcatattttttattagaaactcTTCCAACCAGTCATCAAGCTAGTAAAACAAGTTCtt TGAATGAAGATGATATGGATTTAGTGCAAATATTAGCTGATTTATCAGAAAATGatgaagttaaaaaaataatagatgatGATAGTATATTAGGATCTCAATATTCAGAACAGGATAATAAAGTCTTATCTGACTATGAGGATGATGAAAATGAGCAGTTGAATTTAACAAATCTGGATCTGACTAGGCTTAgtcaaaatttatcaaatacgttaacagaaaaatcaaatatatcaaatgaaGAAGATATCCAAACAGATCATGAAAAGAATTTAAGTATACTAACTTGCCCTCAATTTGATGGTGCTGATGATTTTCTAGAAAGTccaaaatctaaaaaaagaaagaagacaaatacACAatgtgataatattaataatttactaaGTAAATCACAATccaagaaaacgaaaacggaATATGCTGAACAATCACGTGTTAACGAACAAAATTCTGTGATTGCATCATCTTCAGcactttctaataaaaattatctagaTTCTACTACAATAAATCCCTTGTTGAAATCTAAAATCATCGTGGATGAACAAGAAAAACGTATTTGTACTTATAATCGTCATAAATCGTCTACTAAACAAACTGTAGTTGATATTGTACAGGAAGAAGGAATAACCGATCTTAAAACCCATAACTGTGATAAACTTATTAAATCTAAGAATATGAGTaatgaagatttaaaaaaacaaatgtatgAGTCAAAGAATAGTAAGCAAGGATcgtctaaaaaaaattttaattcgtcaAGAAATTACTCaccattaaatttaattattagttctccaaaaacattaaaatccaaaaacaataaaaatgtaataagtTCCAAGATTATAGAGGGGGATTGCAAGATAAGTCCTAAGAAATTGGTATTTTCTGAATTGGATgatttaaaat ataATGTAACTGAACCTAATGTATCTCAATGTAATACAGAtagtaaaaatttatctagAGAATATCAACAAAAAGGATCAGATATTAAACGTAAAAACGACAAAACTGATGATCTTGTTGATTTATCGTTccaaattaatgaattaaatgtTCCTGGAAGAgatctagaaaaaaatatacacaacACAACATTTACACaatatattgaagaaaaaatcagAAATGAAAGTCAAACTTCGCAGTCCAAGTATACTCTTATCaatcaaacaaaaagaatttcaattacAATTACAACAAAGTTTAACCCACCTACACGAGAACGTGTATTACAAAGTTCGgctatatatcgtatttcaaAGAGCACCGGAACAGAACCATTTTTTAGTAATAagtttgatttaattaaacaaaaagaaatttcatctaATACTTTCAATATACCAGTGATCGCTTCATTTAATTCCAGTTTGGAAGGAATTACAGGCATTAAATTATGGCGACGAATGAaagtaaatgaattttatccTTCTGGATCAAACATAAAGTCAAATCACATGAAAAGAGTCCTTGCAGgctataatttattaacgatacAAACTCTTTTGGAACCTCCACAAGCAAAATCTGTTCAAGCATGGTTGAAATCGAAGCAACGCTTGTCTATGAAAAATCAACAAA TTGACATCGATGATACCTCTACAAGTGGCCAATCTTTTTCCTCTactaattttaattcattaaagaaGAACACACAAGAAAACacatttaatgatatattgaCACATAAGCACAATAAAGTATCACAATATCTAGGAATTTCTCATGGACAGAtagaatattctttaaatgaaaaagttgGCAGTGCCTCAAATGAAAATCTTCAGCATTCTAGAACTATAACTATG catcaatatataacaatacttTCTTTGGAAATACATGTTCTTACACGTGAAGATTTCATACCTGATCCACAACATGATCCCATAGAAGCAATTTTTTATGCTATTCAAAACGATGTTCCGATCTCTTCTGATGTAAAGCAAATGGAATATG GAACACTTATTGTATGTTCATCCAACGAACACGCAGCAGGTTTCGTTAATTCTCACATTCCTCTTATTCCAAACTTGATACAATATGTAGAAAGTGAggaagatttattaaataatttagttACATTAATTCGTCGTTGTGATCCCGATATATTAATCGGTTGGGAAGTCGAAGTTTCATCTTGGggttatatttttcaaagagcTTCACATATGGGCTTTAAACtgtttcctttatatatttcaagaaCTCCGAATGTTTCATCTACTTATGGATTTCAAATGTTTTCTAAGGAAGATTCAGAAATACGAATACCAGGCCGCATATTTTTGAATGTCTGGAGAATAATGAGACATgaaatag CATTATCAAGTTATACATTTGAAAGCATTATGTACAATgtgatgaaagaaagagtttcatatcaaaattataaaacattaacaAAGTGGTGGAAACATCCAAATATTGCAATGAAAAGTAGAGTGATTGATCATTATGTTATAAGAGTATCAGGAAATTTAAGAATTCTTTCTCAATTAGATATTAttg GCAGAACGAGTGAATATGCACGACTCTTTGGAATACAATTTTATGAAGTATTTTCACGAGGTTCTCAATTTCGTGTCGAATCAATGATGTTAAGACTTGCAAAACccttaaattttattactgtATCACCTTCTGTACAGCAAAGAGCTAAAATGCGTGCACCAGCAGCATTACCATTGATTATGGAACCAGAGTCTAAATTTTATACAGATCCAATGATAGTTCTTGACTTCCAAAGTTTATATCCAAGCATTATAATTGCTTATAATTACTGCTTTTCTACGTGTTTAGGTCGCATAGAACATTTAGGAAA gTCTATACCATTTGCATTTGGTGCAACaactttaaaaattaaaagaaatactcttttaaaattacaagGAAAAATCAATTGTGCGCCCAATGGTGTAGCTTTTGTAAAATCTGAAGTACGCAAAGGCATATTACCAAGAATGCTTGAGGAAATACTAAATACTCGTATAATGGTAAAGAATTCGATGAAACTTTATTCATctgataattataatcttcAGCGTATTCTTCATTCGCAACAGTTGGGTCTAAAGTTGATAGCAAATGTTACATATGGTTATACATCTGCCAACTTTAGTGGCAGAATGCCATGCATTGAG ATAGGTGACAGTGTAGTTAGCAAAGGAAGAGAGACTCTTGAGCGTGCTATAAAAATCGTGGAGTCTACACCTAGATGGGGTGCCAGAGTAGTTTATGGAGATACGGATTCATTATTTATCCTATTACCTGGAAAATCACGAACAGAAGCTTTCAAAATTGGTGCTGATATTGCGGATACTGTTACAGCTGCTAATCCTCCtcctataaaattaaaattcgaaaaagtcCTTCAACCATCTATTTTGCAG acAAAAAAGCGTTATTGCGGTTACATGTATGAAACTTCTGATCAAAAAAGTCCTGAATATTTTGCAAAAGGTATTGAGACAGTACGTAGAGATGGATGTTTTGCCGTTTCAAag ATTcttgaaaaatcattgaaaatattatttgatacttcagatatttctttaataaaaatgtatattctccgacaatttaataaaattttatgcaGACGAGTCTCGATTGAGGATTTAACATTTGCCAAAGAATTTCGTGGCTTGAACGGTTACAAACAAAACGCTGTTGTCCCAGCATTAGAATTAACACGCAGATTAATGCGCAGGGATCCTCGCGCAATACCCCGCACCGGTGAACGTGTACGCTATGTCATTGTTGCTGGTGCACCGAATCAAGCATTAATCCATTGCGTTCGTACACCATGGGAAGTAATGTGCGATCCTGGTTTATATCCGAactctatttattatataacaaaagttATTATACCGCCTCTAAATCggtgttttaatttatttggtATCGATGTTAATAACtg GTATCAAGAGATGTCTCATCGACAATCATTCGATAAACTAGACTACTCAAATACGAAAAATCCAAAATCTACGAtttgtcaattttttaatactactATATGTAATGTTTGTGGAGAGCAATCcaataatgaaatttgtttaGAGTGTATGGCACAACCTGATAAAACAATTCTCGCATTTTACGAAAAGATAAGATGGCTGGAACGTACGTATCAGCAATTTAATGAA GTATGCTACTCGTGTGTAGGACGACGAGACGATCCTGATTGTGCTTCTTTAGATTGTCCAATATTATATCGCATGTACGAGGCTCGAAAAAATCTTGCACAAGTATCTTACTTAAATAATCTAATAAGTAATGgtactaatattattaatacacaCGACGGTAACGTACCTACCTCGTAG
- the LOC122636111 gene encoding DNA polymerase zeta catalytic subunit isoform X2, protein MIDYNLYGMNLINIRKIKHRWYSFLNTKEDTNQMYNSESYDSQKYLPMSVIRQTICALEVDAQADNILNREIIGEGMELNPGLAEIWKEEKIRRLQAGLENVKSQLLYPKSPEKRTVLSTVNDNYQEQRMFQKLQDILQENEAVTLSNLIETSYPLEAQKDDDLLNASCIVNHITPSSSQKIYEKEQTKYKSFKELSSYFLLETLPTSHQASKTSSLNEDDMDLVQILADLSENDEVKKIIDDDSILGSQYSEQDNKVLSDYEDDENEQLNLTNLDLTRLSQNLSNTLTEKSNISNEEDIQTDHEKNLSILTCPQFDGADDFLESPKSKKRKKTNTQCDNINNLLSKSQSKKTKTEYAEQSRVNEQNSVIASSSALSNKNYLDSTTINPLLKSKIIVDEQEKRICTYNRHKSSTKQTVVDIVQEEGITDLKTHNCDKLIKSKNMSNEDLKKQMYESKNSKQGSSKKNFNSSRNYSPLNLIISSPKTLKSKNNKNVISSKIIEGDCKISPKKLVFSELDDLKYNVTEPNVSQCNTDSKNLSREYQQKGSDIKRKNDKTDDLVDLSFQINELNVPGRDLEKNIHNTTFTQYIEEKIRNESQTSQSKYTLINQTKRISITITTKFNPPTRERVLQSSAIYRISKSTGTEPFFSNKFDLIKQKEISSNTFNIPVIASFNSSLEGITGIKLWRRMKVNEFYPSGSNIKSNHMKRVLAGYNLLTIQTLLEPPQAKSVQAWLKSKQRLSMKNQQIDIDDTSTSGQSFSSTNFNSLKKNTQENTFNDILTHKHNKVSQYLGISHGQIEYSLNEKVGSASNENLQHSRTITMHQYITILSLEIHVLTREDFIPDPQHDPIEAIFYAIQNDVPISSDVKQMEYGTLIVCSSNEHAAGFVNSHIPLIPNLIQYVESEEDLLNNLVTLIRRCDPDILIGWEVEVSSWGYIFQRASHMGFKLFPLYISRTPNVSSTYGFQMFSKEDSEIRIPGRIFLNVWRIMRHEIALSSYTFESIMYNVMKERVSYQNYKTLTKWWKHPNIAMKSRVIDHYVIRVSGNLRILSQLDIIGRTSEYARLFGIQFYEVFSRGSQFRVESMMLRLAKPLNFITVSPSVQQRAKMRAPAALPLIMEPESKFYTDPMIVLDFQSLYPSIIIAYNYCFSTCLGRIEHLGKSIPFAFGATTLKIKRNTLLKLQGKINCAPNGVAFVKSEVRKGILPRMLEEILNTRIMVKNSMKLYSSDNYNLQRILHSQQLGLKLIANVTYGYTSANFSGRMPCIEIGDSVVSKGRETLERAIKIVESTPRWGARVVYGDTDSLFILLPGKSRTEAFKIGADIADTVTAANPPPIKLKFEKVLQPSILQTKKRYCGYMYETSDQKSPEYFAKGIETVRRDGCFAVSKILEKSLKILFDTSDISLIKMYILRQFNKILCRRVSIEDLTFAKEFRGLNGYKQNAVVPALELTRRLMRRDPRAIPRTGERVRYVIVAGAPNQALIHCVRTPWEVMCDPGLYPNSIYYITKVIIPPLNRCFNLFGIDVNNWYQEMSHRQSFDKLDYSNTKNPKSTICQFFNTTICNVCGEQSNNEICLECMAQPDKTILAFYEKIRWLERTYQQFNEVCYSCVGRRDDPDCASLDCPILYRMYEARKNLAQVSYLNNLISNGTNIINTHDGNVPTS, encoded by the exons atgatagattataatttgtatggtatgaatcttataaatataagaaaaattaaacatcgctggtattcatttttaaatacaaaagaagatACGAACCAAATGTATAATTCAGAATCGTATGATTCACAAAAATATCTTCCAATGTCTGTTATTCGTCAAACAATATGTGCCTTAGAAGTGGATGCACAAGcggataatatattaaatcgaGAAATAATCGGTGAAGGTATGGAATTAAATCCTGGTCTTGCTGAAATttggaaagaggaaaaaataagaagactTCAAGCTGGCTTGGAAAATGTTAAGTCACAATTATTGTATCCAAAGAGTCCTGAAAAACGAACCGTATTATCAActgttaatgataattatcaaGAGCAACGAATGTTTCAGAAACTTCAAGACATTCTACAG gAGAATGAGGCAGTAACTTTATCAAACTTAATAGAAACTTCTTATCCATTAGAAGCACAAAAGGATGACGACCTGTTAAATGCTTCATGCATTGTAAATCATATTACTCCATCTTCatcacaaaaaatatatgaaaaagaacaaacaaaatataaaagctTCAAAGAActatcttcatattttttattagaaactcTTCCAACCAGTCATCAAGCTAGTAAAACAAGTTCtt TGAATGAAGATGATATGGATTTAGTGCAAATATTAGCTGATTTATCAGAAAATGatgaagttaaaaaaataatagatgatGATAGTATATTAGGATCTCAATATTCAGAACAGGATAATAAAGTCTTATCTGACTATGAGGATGATGAAAATGAGCAGTTGAATTTAACAAATCTGGATCTGACTAGGCTTAgtcaaaatttatcaaatacgttaacagaaaaatcaaatatatcaaatgaaGAAGATATCCAAACAGATCATGAAAAGAATTTAAGTATACTAACTTGCCCTCAATTTGATGGTGCTGATGATTTTCTAGAAAGTccaaaatctaaaaaaagaaagaagacaaatacACAatgtgataatattaataatttactaaGTAAATCACAATccaagaaaacgaaaacggaATATGCTGAACAATCACGTGTTAACGAACAAAATTCTGTGATTGCATCATCTTCAGcactttctaataaaaattatctagaTTCTACTACAATAAATCCCTTGTTGAAATCTAAAATCATCGTGGATGAACAAGAAAAACGTATTTGTACTTATAATCGTCATAAATCGTCTACTAAACAAACTGTAGTTGATATTGTACAGGAAGAAGGAATAACCGATCTTAAAACCCATAACTGTGATAAACTTATTAAATCTAAGAATATGAGTaatgaagatttaaaaaaacaaatgtatgAGTCAAAGAATAGTAAGCAAGGATcgtctaaaaaaaattttaattcgtcaAGAAATTACTCaccattaaatttaattattagttctccaaaaacattaaaatccaaaaacaataaaaatgtaataagtTCCAAGATTATAGAGGGGGATTGCAAGATAAGTCCTAAGAAATTGGTATTTTCTGAATTGGATgatttaaaat ataATGTAACTGAACCTAATGTATCTCAATGTAATACAGAtagtaaaaatttatctagAGAATATCAACAAAAAGGATCAGATATTAAACGTAAAAACGACAAAACTGATGATCTTGTTGATTTATCGTTccaaattaatgaattaaatgtTCCTGGAAGAgatctagaaaaaaatatacacaacACAACATTTACACaatatattgaagaaaaaatcagAAATGAAAGTCAAACTTCGCAGTCCAAGTATACTCTTATCaatcaaacaaaaagaatttcaattacAATTACAACAAAGTTTAACCCACCTACACGAGAACGTGTATTACAAAGTTCGgctatatatcgtatttcaaAGAGCACCGGAACAGAACCATTTTTTAGTAATAagtttgatttaattaaacaaaaagaaatttcatctaATACTTTCAATATACCAGTGATCGCTTCATTTAATTCCAGTTTGGAAGGAATTACAGGCATTAAATTATGGCGACGAATGAaagtaaatgaattttatccTTCTGGATCAAACATAAAGTCAAATCACATGAAAAGAGTCCTTGCAGgctataatttattaacgatacAAACTCTTTTGGAACCTCCACAAGCAAAATCTGTTCAAGCATGGTTGAAATCGAAGCAACGCTTGTCTATGAAAAATCAACAAA TTGACATCGATGATACCTCTACAAGTGGCCAATCTTTTTCCTCTactaattttaattcattaaagaaGAACACACAAGAAAACacatttaatgatatattgaCACATAAGCACAATAAAGTATCACAATATCTAGGAATTTCTCATGGACAGAtagaatattctttaaatgaaaaagttgGCAGTGCCTCAAATGAAAATCTTCAGCATTCTAGAACTATAACTATG catcaatatataacaatacttTCTTTGGAAATACATGTTCTTACACGTGAAGATTTCATACCTGATCCACAACATGATCCCATAGAAGCAATTTTTTATGCTATTCAAAACGATGTTCCGATCTCTTCTGATGTAAAGCAAATGGAATATG GAACACTTATTGTATGTTCATCCAACGAACACGCAGCAGGTTTCGTTAATTCTCACATTCCTCTTATTCCAAACTTGATACAATATGTAGAAAGTGAggaagatttattaaataatttagttACATTAATTCGTCGTTGTGATCCCGATATATTAATCGGTTGGGAAGTCGAAGTTTCATCTTGGggttatatttttcaaagagcTTCACATATGGGCTTTAAACtgtttcctttatatatttcaagaaCTCCGAATGTTTCATCTACTTATGGATTTCAAATGTTTTCTAAGGAAGATTCAGAAATACGAATACCAGGCCGCATATTTTTGAATGTCTGGAGAATAATGAGACATgaaatag CATTATCAAGTTATACATTTGAAAGCATTATGTACAATgtgatgaaagaaagagtttcatatcaaaattataaaacattaacaAAGTGGTGGAAACATCCAAATATTGCAATGAAAAGTAGAGTGATTGATCATTATGTTATAAGAGTATCAGGAAATTTAAGAATTCTTTCTCAATTAGATATTAttg GCAGAACGAGTGAATATGCACGACTCTTTGGAATACAATTTTATGAAGTATTTTCACGAGGTTCTCAATTTCGTGTCGAATCAATGATGTTAAGACTTGCAAAACccttaaattttattactgtATCACCTTCTGTACAGCAAAGAGCTAAAATGCGTGCACCAGCAGCATTACCATTGATTATGGAACCAGAGTCTAAATTTTATACAGATCCAATGATAGTTCTTGACTTCCAAAGTTTATATCCAAGCATTATAATTGCTTATAATTACTGCTTTTCTACGTGTTTAGGTCGCATAGAACATTTAGGAAA gTCTATACCATTTGCATTTGGTGCAACaactttaaaaattaaaagaaatactcttttaaaattacaagGAAAAATCAATTGTGCGCCCAATGGTGTAGCTTTTGTAAAATCTGAAGTACGCAAAGGCATATTACCAAGAATGCTTGAGGAAATACTAAATACTCGTATAATGGTAAAGAATTCGATGAAACTTTATTCATctgataattataatcttcAGCGTATTCTTCATTCGCAACAGTTGGGTCTAAAGTTGATAGCAAATGTTACATATGGTTATACATCTGCCAACTTTAGTGGCAGAATGCCATGCATTGAG ATAGGTGACAGTGTAGTTAGCAAAGGAAGAGAGACTCTTGAGCGTGCTATAAAAATCGTGGAGTCTACACCTAGATGGGGTGCCAGAGTAGTTTATGGAGATACGGATTCATTATTTATCCTATTACCTGGAAAATCACGAACAGAAGCTTTCAAAATTGGTGCTGATATTGCGGATACTGTTACAGCTGCTAATCCTCCtcctataaaattaaaattcgaaaaagtcCTTCAACCATCTATTTTGCAG acAAAAAAGCGTTATTGCGGTTACATGTATGAAACTTCTGATCAAAAAAGTCCTGAATATTTTGCAAAAGGTATTGAGACAGTACGTAGAGATGGATGTTTTGCCGTTTCAAag ATTcttgaaaaatcattgaaaatattatttgatacttcagatatttctttaataaaaatgtatattctccgacaatttaataaaattttatgcaGACGAGTCTCGATTGAGGATTTAACATTTGCCAAAGAATTTCGTGGCTTGAACGGTTACAAACAAAACGCTGTTGTCCCAGCATTAGAATTAACACGCAGATTAATGCGCAGGGATCCTCGCGCAATACCCCGCACCGGTGAACGTGTACGCTATGTCATTGTTGCTGGTGCACCGAATCAAGCATTAATCCATTGCGTTCGTACACCATGGGAAGTAATGTGCGATCCTGGTTTATATCCGAactctatttattatataacaaaagttATTATACCGCCTCTAAATCggtgttttaatttatttggtATCGATGTTAATAACtg GTATCAAGAGATGTCTCATCGACAATCATTCGATAAACTAGACTACTCAAATACGAAAAATCCAAAATCTACGAtttgtcaattttttaatactactATATGTAATGTTTGTGGAGAGCAATCcaataatgaaatttgtttaGAGTGTATGGCACAACCTGATAAAACAATTCTCGCATTTTACGAAAAGATAAGATGGCTGGAACGTACGTATCAGCAATTTAATGAA GTATGCTACTCGTGTGTAGGACGACGAGACGATCCTGATTGTGCTTCTTTAGATTGTCCAATATTATATCGCATGTACGAGGCTCGAAAAAATCTTGCACAAGTATCTTACTTAAATAATCTAATAAGTAATGgtactaatattattaatacacaCGACGGTAACGTACCTACCTCGTAG